Proteins co-encoded in one Acidobacteriota bacterium genomic window:
- the cheB gene encoding chemotaxis-specific protein-glutamate methyltransferase CheB produces the protein MMDERPLRVLAADDSTVMRGIMRTLFLRHAKTERKDMPRMELVGVARDGAECLEAASRLSPDVLVLDLEMPRLSGLEVLDKLRESRVRLPVIMCSSHTERGARATLDALSRGASDYVMKPAGQRDFEASLASLAEQLLPRIAALAVDRSARASLLEKHTGRAQGRLPQTRKRSDEGGCGARVDVVVIGVSTGGPAALEQLLPQLSAALPVPVLIVQHMPKLFTGVLSERLDRCCSLNVAEAYHGAPLKAGAIWIAPGDEHMEIMSQPQIGWDGRIARGASIKLHRQEPLNHCRPSVDYLFHSAAHLYGAGTLGLVLTGMGSDGLEGSRSIRNAGGTVLAQDEATSAVWGMPGRVVEAGVAASPLPLHALAREVNIRAGYARSIATSVTEGSLRPRRQNEVVANGLF, from the coding sequence ATGATGGACGAGCGTCCGCTGCGTGTACTCGCCGCGGACGACTCAACAGTCATGCGCGGTATCATGCGAACGCTGTTTCTACGGCACGCGAAGACCGAGCGCAAAGACATGCCGCGAATGGAGCTGGTTGGTGTTGCCCGCGATGGCGCGGAGTGTCTTGAAGCAGCATCTCGGTTATCTCCCGATGTTCTTGTTCTCGATCTGGAGATGCCCAGGCTGAGCGGCCTTGAAGTCCTCGATAAGCTCAGAGAATCTCGTGTGCGCCTGCCGGTGATTATGTGCAGTTCGCACACCGAACGTGGTGCGAGGGCCACGCTGGACGCGCTGTCCCGCGGAGCCTCGGATTATGTCATGAAGCCGGCAGGGCAGCGCGACTTTGAAGCGTCGCTTGCTTCTCTTGCAGAGCAACTGTTGCCGAGAATTGCTGCGCTTGCCGTTGATCGAAGCGCACGCGCAAGCCTCCTGGAGAAACATACCGGTCGCGCTCAAGGCCGTTTGCCTCAGACCAGGAAGCGTAGTGACGAAGGTGGGTGCGGTGCACGGGTTGACGTTGTCGTGATTGGCGTGTCGACCGGAGGGCCTGCGGCCCTTGAGCAGCTGTTGCCACAGCTTTCGGCTGCATTGCCCGTGCCCGTTCTGATTGTGCAGCACATGCCGAAGCTGTTTACGGGAGTGCTTTCGGAACGGCTGGACCGCTGCTGTTCTTTGAATGTAGCTGAGGCGTACCACGGCGCTCCTCTGAAGGCAGGTGCGATCTGGATCGCACCCGGGGACGAGCACATGGAGATCATGTCGCAACCGCAGATCGGATGGGACGGAAGGATCGCACGAGGGGCCAGTATCAAACTCCACCGGCAGGAGCCGCTGAATCACTGCCGGCCCTCGGTTGACTACCTCTTTCATTCGGCAGCCCATCTTTATGGAGCAGGAACGCTTGGGCTTGTGTTGACCGGCATGGGCTCCGATGGCCTTGAAGGCTCTCGATCCATTCGTAACGCGGGTGGGACCGTTCTGGCGCAGGATGAAGCAACCTCTGCTGTCTGGGGGATGCCTGGTCGAGTGGTCGAAGCAGGCGTCGCAGCATCGCCACTTCCACTGCATGCGCTGGCGCGCGAGGTCAATATCAGGGCCGGTTATGCGCGATCGATTGCAACCAGCGTTACAGAGGGCTCGCTGCGGCCCCGCAGACAGAACGAGGTGGTAGCAAATGGCTTGTTCTGA
- a CDS encoding protein-glutamate O-methyltransferase CheR — MACSEADYVFLRELVLSRSANQIDSSRKTLFDTKLTPVARLAGASSVKDLVDVLRSSQSAHLHQVVTQAMMINETSFFRDVKPFDLLRTDILPRLVESRREQRRLRIWSAASSTGQEAYSIAMLLATDMPEVLDWDIKIIGTDISQQVVDYARRGRYRRLEVNRGLPASMLLKHMTRDGEEWEVSARLRGICDFRCANLCAALPALPTFDLVLLRNVLLYFSQQDRGSVFRSVDRQMARDGYLLLGNAEQAEESTDRFSVEFLKNSYFYRPAREA, encoded by the coding sequence ATGGCTTGTTCTGAGGCTGACTATGTCTTCCTGCGCGAGCTTGTGCTCAGCCGGTCTGCGAACCAGATCGATTCGTCGCGCAAAACTCTCTTCGATACGAAACTCACCCCGGTCGCGAGACTTGCCGGAGCTTCCAGCGTGAAAGATCTCGTCGATGTGCTTCGTTCGAGTCAGTCGGCGCATCTGCACCAGGTCGTCACCCAGGCAATGATGATCAACGAGACCAGCTTCTTCCGCGACGTCAAACCATTCGACTTATTGCGCACAGACATACTCCCTCGTTTGGTGGAAAGCAGAAGAGAGCAGCGCAGACTCCGCATATGGAGTGCGGCAAGCTCAACCGGCCAGGAGGCTTACAGCATTGCCATGCTTCTGGCAACGGACATGCCAGAGGTACTCGACTGGGACATCAAAATTATCGGAACGGACATCTCCCAACAGGTGGTCGACTACGCGCGACGCGGGCGATATCGCCGGTTGGAGGTCAATCGTGGCTTACCGGCATCCATGCTGCTCAAGCACATGACCCGGGATGGCGAGGAGTGGGAGGTGAGTGCAAGGTTACGCGGAATCTGCGATTTTCGTTGCGCGAATCTCTGCGCTGCACTGCCTGCACTACCTACCTTCGACCTTGTGCTTCTGCGCAATGTACTTCTGTACTTTTCGCAGCAGGATAGAGGCTCAGTCTTTCGATCCGTTGATCGTCAGATGGCGCGTGATGGATATCTTCTGCTGGGCAATGCCGAACAGGCAGAGGAGTCGACAGATCGGTTCAGTGTGGAGTTTTTGAAGAATTCCTACTTCTACCGGCCTGCCCGTGAAGCCTGA
- a CDS encoding transglycosylase domain-containing protein, whose product MPVKLKYGSRPGRNGQTFIDRLHLDNRLVRFALLSIACCVLIGLVVFGYFYIQASHVVDERLAKGPLVASVSRIYAAPREVRSGQKLSTSEIAADLRRAGYNSNPQLGTFQLNGDNIFIKPGAESYHTTDGATISTSSGVVQRITAENGAALSAYELEPQLITALSDDNSRTKRRLVTYQDIPQRLVQAVLAIEDRRFFEHGGINYITMVGWVWHDMIGDRKWRGGGSTLTMQLAKLLFVEPKRSNKIDFFKYKSTQILVAFQLESHFSKQQIFEMYANQINLGHRGSYDINGFGEAAQAFFNKDLKQLDTAECAMLAGMIQSPSRLNPYRHPERMTARRNVVLDSMVETNAITAGEATRAKAESLRLAPPNVDASEAPYFVDLVHDQLVQRISDQDLAHQSLRIYTSLDPDLQAVASEAVEIGMKNVDELVRKRLARKDKDYAGPITYPQVALIALNPHTGQVLALVGGRNYATSQLNHAVAQRPTGSIFKPFVYAEAYNTSLNGTNIDGEGPFTAVTKINDDPQDFGSGGKSYTPNNFVKGEYPGMVTAVDALAHSLNIATIALAQQVGYNNVASLARSAGIVNARGTPSVAIGTYNATPLDMAGAYTVFANNGVHINPWMLASVRNASGDIVADYSPDAKQVLDPRVAFLTQSLMENVLNFGTGAGIRGRGFTAPAAGKTGTEHDAWFAAYTSTLLCVVWVGNDDYTDIKIQGADAAAPIWAEFMKRAIQLPQYSDVKSFSPPSGITFARVDRTSGLLADASCSDKTLNIAFLDGTVPTGTCTQMMESPQNFIQKIFGLGGHSEPVRPENPAPATAVSPAVHTPAAKPVEPPPAEVDQHPPKKKNIFQKIFGGGGDKKKDQPAPGQPPQ is encoded by the coding sequence TTGCCCGTCAAACTCAAATACGGCAGTAGACCCGGTCGCAACGGTCAGACCTTTATCGACAGACTTCACCTGGATAACAGGCTGGTTCGCTTCGCATTGCTCAGCATTGCCTGCTGTGTCCTCATCGGGCTCGTGGTCTTCGGCTACTTCTACATCCAGGCCTCGCACGTCGTGGATGAGCGGCTGGCGAAAGGCCCACTGGTCGCCAGTGTCTCGCGCATCTATGCCGCACCCCGCGAGGTTCGAAGCGGCCAGAAGCTCTCCACCTCCGAGATCGCCGCCGATCTGCGCCGCGCCGGCTACAACAGCAACCCGCAGCTCGGCACCTTCCAGCTCAACGGCGACAATATCTTTATCAAACCGGGGGCCGAGAGCTACCATACCACCGACGGCGCAACCATCAGCACGTCGAGCGGCGTCGTACAGCGTATTACAGCCGAAAACGGCGCTGCGCTCAGCGCCTATGAACTTGAACCTCAGCTCATCACCGCTCTCTCCGACGACAACAGCCGCACAAAGCGGCGGCTCGTCACCTATCAGGACATTCCGCAGCGGCTGGTGCAGGCCGTGCTCGCCATCGAAGACCGCCGGTTCTTTGAACACGGCGGCATCAACTACATCACCATGGTCGGTTGGGTCTGGCATGACATGATCGGCGATCGCAAGTGGCGTGGAGGCGGGTCGACCCTCACCATGCAGCTTGCCAAATTGCTGTTCGTCGAGCCCAAGCGTTCCAACAAGATCGATTTCTTCAAGTACAAATCCACACAGATTCTTGTGGCCTTTCAGCTTGAATCGCACTTCTCGAAGCAGCAGATCTTCGAGATGTATGCCAACCAGATCAACCTTGGGCATCGCGGAAGCTATGACATCAACGGCTTTGGCGAAGCGGCGCAGGCATTCTTCAACAAGGACCTGAAGCAGCTCGATACAGCCGAGTGCGCGATGCTGGCGGGGATGATCCAAAGCCCCAGCCGGTTGAACCCTTATCGCCACCCGGAACGCATGACTGCGCGGCGGAACGTTGTGCTCGACTCGATGGTTGAGACGAACGCGATTACAGCCGGCGAGGCGACACGGGCCAAGGCGGAGTCGCTGCGCCTGGCCCCGCCGAACGTCGATGCCAGTGAAGCGCCGTACTTCGTCGATCTGGTGCACGACCAACTGGTGCAGCGGATCAGCGACCAGGACCTGGCGCACCAGAGCCTTCGCATCTATACCTCGCTCGATCCGGACCTTCAGGCCGTAGCGTCGGAAGCTGTTGAGATCGGCATGAAGAACGTCGATGAGCTTGTTCGCAAGCGCCTTGCCCGGAAAGACAAAGACTATGCAGGGCCTATCACCTATCCTCAGGTCGCACTCATCGCACTCAATCCCCACACAGGTCAGGTTCTTGCTTTGGTAGGCGGACGCAACTATGCGACCTCCCAGCTCAACCATGCGGTTGCCCAGCGCCCCACTGGATCCATCTTTAAGCCATTTGTGTACGCCGAGGCCTACAATACCTCGCTGAACGGAACGAACATCGACGGCGAAGGACCATTCACGGCGGTCACCAAGATCAACGACGATCCGCAGGACTTCGGCTCCGGCGGCAAATCGTACACGCCCAACAATTTTGTCAAGGGCGAGTACCCGGGGATGGTGACCGCTGTAGATGCGCTTGCGCACTCGCTTAACATTGCCACGATCGCACTGGCGCAGCAGGTGGGCTACAACAACGTCGCCTCGCTCGCCCGCTCTGCCGGCATCGTCAACGCTCGCGGCACTCCATCGGTCGCAATTGGGACATACAACGCCACGCCTCTAGATATGGCCGGCGCTTATACGGTCTTCGCCAACAATGGAGTTCATATCAATCCGTGGATGCTCGCCTCGGTACGGAACGCGTCGGGGGACATCGTCGCGGACTACTCTCCCGACGCGAAACAGGTGCTGGATCCGCGCGTCGCTTTCCTCACCCAATCTCTTATGGAGAACGTGTTGAACTTCGGCACGGGCGCGGGCATACGCGGGCGCGGCTTTACCGCACCGGCGGCGGGAAAGACCGGCACGGAGCACGATGCATGGTTCGCGGCATACACCTCCACGCTGCTTTGCGTGGTCTGGGTCGGCAATGACGACTACACGGACATCAAGATTCAGGGAGCCGACGCAGCCGCTCCGATCTGGGCGGAGTTTATGAAGCGGGCCATCCAGCTTCCCCAATACTCCGATGTGAAGTCATTCTCGCCACCATCTGGCATCACCTTTGCGCGCGTTGACAGAACCTCCGGCCTGCTGGCTGATGCGAGCTGTTCCGATAAGACGTTGAACATCGCCTTCCTGGACGGAACTGTTCCGACCGGAACATGCACCCAGATGATGGAAAGTCCGCAGAACTTTATTCAGAAGATCTTCGGGCTGGGCGGTCATTCTGAACCTGTGCGGCCGGAAAATCCGGCACCGGCAACAGCAGTATCCCCTGCGGTCCATACGCCAGCGGCTAAACCCGTAGAACCACCTCCCGCAGAAGTCGATCAGCACCCGCCGAAAAAGAAGAATATCTTCCAAAAGATCTTCGGCGGTGGTGGAGACAAGAAGAAGGATCAGCCAGCTCCCGGACAACCCCCTCAATAG
- a CDS encoding proline--tRNA ligase, translating to MHRWSQLFIPTLREAPADAEVASHKLLLRAGYIRQLGAGIYSYLFLGNRSINKIVAIVREEMDKIGQEFLLPALNPREVWEESGRWQVMGDNMFRLKDRKGADLCLGMTHEEVMTSIARNELRSYKQLPQIWYQIQTKFRDEPRPKSGLLRVRQFIMKDAYSFDIDEAGLDESYNKHDAAYRRIFKRCGLDFVAVEADSGAMGGSASQEFMVYTEAGEDLIASSTSGYAANLEKATSRLAPVDDLAATGDGQPELVHTPGQRTIEEVGTFLNVQPQHQIKTMAYMAALPEADHAKLGALRPVVVFLRGDHSLNEAKLVSITGGELRPMTPEEIVEVFKAPAGYLGPIGLEAAPHPKKPGTLVILDKALEGRTNLIAGANKEEYHLRNVTPVRDFKPTAVADVRNIIEGEGCPVDGSPLRLGKAVEIGHIFKLGYKYSKSMGASVLNRDGKEVTPIMGSYGIGIERILTAAIESSAASNDGSAYALHPAIAPFQVVVTITNVADANLLAAGEKVAAELSGLGLDVLLDDRDERAGVKFKDADLIGIPYRINIGRGVAEGKVEFLDRLAGKPQDVAMDQVAADVSNRITSALQP from the coding sequence ATGCACCGCTGGTCGCAACTCTTTATCCCTACTCTTCGTGAAGCTCCTGCAGACGCCGAGGTGGCCAGCCACAAGCTGCTGCTGCGTGCCGGTTATATTCGCCAGCTTGGCGCGGGAATCTACAGCTATCTCTTTCTCGGCAACCGGTCGATCAACAAAATCGTCGCCATCGTGCGCGAGGAGATGGACAAGATCGGGCAGGAGTTCCTGCTTCCGGCGCTGAACCCTCGCGAGGTGTGGGAGGAGAGTGGCCGCTGGCAGGTGATGGGCGACAACATGTTTCGCCTGAAGGACCGCAAGGGCGCGGACCTGTGCCTGGGCATGACGCACGAAGAGGTGATGACCTCGATTGCGCGTAACGAGCTGCGTAGCTACAAGCAGCTTCCGCAGATCTGGTACCAGATCCAGACGAAATTCCGCGACGAGCCACGCCCGAAGTCGGGACTGTTGCGCGTGCGCCAGTTCATCATGAAGGACGCTTACTCATTCGACATCGACGAGGCAGGCCTCGACGAGAGCTACAACAAGCACGACGCGGCCTATCGCCGCATCTTCAAGCGGTGCGGCCTCGACTTCGTCGCCGTCGAGGCAGACTCGGGAGCCATGGGCGGCTCAGCATCGCAGGAGTTCATGGTCTATACGGAAGCCGGCGAAGACCTGATCGCAAGCTCGACCTCCGGCTATGCCGCCAATCTGGAGAAGGCGACCTCCCGGCTCGCACCTGTCGACGATCTCGCTGCGACAGGTGATGGGCAGCCCGAGCTTGTACATACACCGGGACAGCGCACGATTGAAGAAGTGGGAACGTTTCTCAATGTCCAACCGCAGCACCAGATCAAGACGATGGCCTACATGGCGGCGTTGCCGGAGGCCGACCATGCGAAGCTCGGCGCGCTGCGTCCAGTTGTCGTCTTTTTGCGAGGCGACCACTCGCTTAACGAGGCGAAGCTGGTCTCGATCACCGGCGGCGAGCTGCGTCCGATGACACCGGAGGAGATCGTCGAGGTCTTCAAGGCCCCGGCTGGTTATCTTGGTCCGATTGGACTTGAGGCCGCGCCGCATCCGAAGAAGCCGGGAACGCTGGTCATTCTCGACAAGGCACTCGAGGGCCGGACGAACCTGATTGCAGGGGCCAACAAGGAGGAGTACCACCTGCGGAACGTGACGCCGGTGCGCGACTTCAAGCCGACGGCGGTCGCCGATGTGCGCAACATCATCGAGGGCGAGGGCTGCCCGGTCGACGGCTCACCGCTGCGGCTGGGCAAGGCGGTGGAGATCGGCCACATCTTCAAACTGGGCTATAAGTACTCGAAGTCGATGGGCGCCTCCGTTCTCAACCGAGACGGCAAAGAAGTTACACCGATCATGGGAAGCTACGGCATCGGGATCGAGCGCATTCTTACCGCGGCAATCGAGTCGTCGGCGGCTTCGAACGATGGCTCCGCCTATGCGCTGCACCCGGCGATCGCGCCCTTCCAGGTTGTGGTAACGATCACCAATGTGGCCGATGCGAACCTGCTGGCGGCAGGCGAAAAGGTAGCCGCGGAGCTCTCCGGCCTGGGCCTCGACGTTCTACTGGATGACCGCGATGAGCGGGCAGGAGTTAAGTTCAAGGATGCAGATCTGATCGGCATCCCCTATCGAATCAACATTGGACGCGGAGTTGCTGAAGGTAAGGTTGAATTTTTAGACAGGCTGGCTGGCAAGCCTCAAGATGTGGCGATGGACCAGGTAGCAGCTGATGTCTCCAATCGAATAACATCTGCCCTGCAACCCTAG
- a CDS encoding KpsF/GutQ family sugar-phosphate isomerase, giving the protein MPDTTDSSPEAARPSEFVRIEAAALSELAARLDGTMLPAFNQAVELLLESIARQNRVIVTGIGKSGIIARKLAATLRSTGTPAHYLHPADAVHGDLGMLSRGDTVIALSASGETEELLRLLPLLKRLADKLITFSGCATSTLAPASDVILDTSVSSEACPHNLAPTASTTVMLALGDALALEVSRRRGWKPEDFADLHPGGRLGKRLARAGELMHAGDALPRVLPSTPMPQVIYEMSRRKLGMTTVLDGDGHLLGMISDGDLRRLLERDGGRALEHTAGEIMNPHPVTIAATEFASSALALMEEKKITSLIVTSEDSRAEGVLHLHDLWTLELI; this is encoded by the coding sequence ATGCCCGACACGACCGACAGCTCGCCTGAAGCCGCTCGCCCCTCAGAGTTCGTCCGCATCGAGGCCGCTGCTCTCAGCGAACTCGCCGCGCGCCTCGACGGCACGATGCTGCCTGCCTTCAACCAGGCGGTTGAGCTGCTACTCGAGTCCATCGCCCGGCAGAATCGAGTCATCGTCACCGGCATCGGCAAGAGCGGCATCATCGCCCGCAAGCTGGCTGCAACGCTGCGCTCAACCGGGACGCCTGCTCATTATCTGCACCCCGCCGACGCCGTCCACGGCGACCTCGGAATGCTCTCGCGCGGCGACACCGTGATTGCTTTGTCAGCCAGCGGAGAGACCGAGGAGCTTCTGCGGCTGCTTCCGTTGCTCAAGCGGCTGGCAGACAAGCTCATCACCTTCTCGGGCTGCGCAACCTCGACGCTGGCGCCGGCGAGCGACGTCATCCTCGACACCAGCGTCTCTTCCGAGGCCTGTCCGCACAACCTTGCGCCGACGGCCTCGACCACGGTGATGCTTGCGCTCGGCGACGCTCTGGCGCTTGAGGTAAGCCGCCGCCGCGGATGGAAGCCGGAAGACTTCGCCGACCTCCATCCTGGAGGAAGACTCGGCAAGCGGCTGGCACGGGCGGGAGAGCTGATGCACGCGGGCGATGCTCTGCCTCGCGTGTTGCCCTCGACTCCGATGCCGCAGGTGATCTACGAGATGTCGCGCCGCAAGCTGGGCATGACGACCGTACTCGATGGCGACGGCCACCTGCTGGGCATGATCTCCGACGGCGACCTGCGCCGTCTTCTGGAACGCGACGGGGGCAGGGCTCTCGAACATACTGCGGGCGAGATCATGAATCCGCACCCGGTCACGATCGCCGCAACAGAGTTCGCCTCGTCGGCGCTGGCGCTGATGGAGGAGAAGAAGATCACGTCGTTGATCGTCACCTCGGAGGATAGCCGCGCCGAAGGCGTGCTGCATCTGCATGATCTGTGGACGCTCGAACTGATCTAG
- a CDS encoding TlpA family protein disulfide reductase — MVVGVALMLWAGWHNLRERRLATQQARDKQIVLIPAKPGDEGENGLPQMRGKAAPAFALMNLEGKKVSLADYKGRPVLVNFWATWCGPCKVEMPWFEELRNQYASQGFEILGLTDDVDAGKDAIAKVATKAGVTYPILLTDGKVQTAYGGLDVLPMSFYIDRNGVIVEQTAGLGSKSQIEANIRKTIASGTTAQAGGL; from the coding sequence ATGGTGGTTGGCGTCGCGCTGATGTTGTGGGCGGGCTGGCACAACCTGCGCGAGCGGCGCCTGGCGACGCAGCAGGCGCGGGACAAACAGATTGTCCTGATTCCGGCCAAGCCCGGCGACGAGGGCGAAAACGGGCTTCCGCAGATGCGCGGCAAGGCTGCGCCGGCGTTCGCGCTGATGAACCTCGAGGGCAAGAAGGTCTCGCTCGCCGACTACAAAGGCCGCCCCGTGCTGGTGAACTTCTGGGCTACGTGGTGCGGACCGTGCAAGGTGGAGATGCCCTGGTTCGAGGAGCTTCGCAACCAGTACGCCTCGCAGGGGTTTGAGATCCTCGGTCTGACCGACGACGTCGATGCGGGCAAGGACGCGATTGCGAAGGTCGCCACCAAAGCCGGCGTCACGTATCCCATTTTGCTGACGGACGGCAAGGTGCAGACTGCTTACGGCGGGCTCGACGTTCTGCCAATGTCGTTTTACATCGACCGCAATGGCGTAATCGTGGAGCAGACCGCCGGTCTCGGCTCGAAGAGCCAGATTGAGGCAAACATCAGGAAGACGATCGCCTCCGGCACGACGGCGCAGGCAGGTGGACTGTGA
- a CDS encoding protein-disulfide reductase DsbD N-terminal domain-containing protein, whose translation MIRSLVLTGLLAGSSIVVAQQGTLTTPVAKIKQYVTFAAEEQAVKAGKKSVVELRFKVTEGYHVNSHTPKSELLIPTNLTLKPAAGVTASALEYPAGTSYSFSFEPNEKLDVYTGVFTVKVPIVAEAGSHTVEGILRYQACDNAACYPPKILPVEFVVTAKTAGAQAR comes from the coding sequence GTGATCCGAAGCCTTGTGTTGACCGGCCTGCTGGCTGGTTCGAGCATCGTCGTTGCGCAGCAGGGAACATTGACCACTCCGGTTGCCAAGATCAAGCAGTATGTGACGTTCGCCGCCGAAGAGCAGGCGGTGAAGGCTGGCAAGAAGAGCGTCGTCGAACTGCGCTTCAAGGTGACCGAGGGCTACCACGTGAACTCGCACACGCCGAAATCGGAGCTGCTGATTCCGACAAACCTTACATTGAAGCCCGCGGCCGGAGTGACGGCCTCGGCGCTGGAGTACCCGGCGGGCACATCGTACTCGTTCAGCTTCGAGCCGAACGAGAAGCTGGACGTCTACACCGGCGTGTTCACGGTCAAGGTCCCGATTGTGGCCGAGGCGGGGTCGCACACCGTCGAGGGCATTCTGCGCTACCAGGCATGCGACAACGCCGCGTGTTATCCGCCGAAGATCCTGCCAGTGGAGTTTGTGGTGACGGCGAAGACCGCGGGAGCGCAGGCGCGATAG
- the alaC gene encoding alanine transaminase translates to MMEEFRRLTRLPAYVFNITGEMKAAARKRGEDIIDFGMGNPDGATPKNIVDKLIEAAQKTQTHRYSLSRGIPRLRRAISNWYRTRYNVDIDPETEAIVTIGSKEGIAHLCLAVLDDADTVAVPNPSYPIHIFGPVIAGAKVQSINIADAAGAEDILARLETELPRMNPRPKLLILNFPSNPTAQTVDLAFFERIVALCKELGIYIVHDLAYADLVFDGYRAPSVLEVPGAKEIAVEFFTLSKSYNMPGWRVGFMVGNKKLVAALGRIKSYFDYGTFTPIQVASIQALEGPQECVKEIVDNYKARRDALVPGLNKLGWPVELPKATMFAWAKIPEQYRALGSIEFSKKLLTEAKVAVSPGVGFGEYGDGHVRFSLIENEERTRQALRGIKHMFKNG, encoded by the coding sequence ATCATGGAAGAGTTCAGAAGGCTGACCCGGCTGCCGGCATACGTGTTCAACATTACAGGCGAGATGAAGGCGGCGGCTCGCAAGCGCGGCGAAGACATTATCGACTTCGGGATGGGAAATCCCGACGGCGCGACGCCGAAGAACATCGTCGACAAGCTGATTGAGGCGGCACAGAAGACGCAGACGCACCGTTACTCGCTCTCGCGGGGCATCCCGCGGCTGAGGCGTGCGATCTCGAACTGGTACAGGACGCGCTACAACGTCGACATCGATCCGGAGACCGAGGCGATTGTGACCATCGGCTCGAAGGAGGGCATCGCGCATCTTTGTCTCGCGGTGCTGGATGATGCGGACACGGTCGCCGTGCCGAATCCGAGCTATCCGATCCACATCTTCGGGCCGGTGATCGCGGGGGCGAAGGTGCAGAGCATCAACATCGCAGACGCTGCGGGGGCTGAAGATATTCTGGCCCGGCTTGAGACGGAGCTGCCGCGAATGAATCCGCGGCCGAAGCTGCTGATCCTGAACTTTCCGTCGAACCCGACAGCGCAGACTGTCGACCTTGCTTTCTTCGAGCGCATCGTTGCGCTCTGCAAGGAGTTGGGCATCTACATCGTCCACGATCTCGCTTACGCCGATCTGGTGTTCGACGGCTATCGCGCGCCGAGCGTGCTGGAGGTTCCGGGCGCGAAGGAGATTGCCGTCGAGTTCTTCACGCTGTCGAAGAGCTACAACATGCCGGGCTGGCGCGTGGGCTTCATGGTGGGGAACAAGAAGCTGGTTGCGGCGCTGGGGAGGATCAAGAGCTACTTCGACTACGGGACGTTCACGCCGATCCAGGTGGCCTCGATCCAGGCGCTCGAGGGGCCGCAGGAGTGCGTGAAGGAGATCGTCGACAACTACAAGGCGCGGCGCGACGCTCTGGTACCGGGACTGAACAAGCTGGGCTGGCCGGTCGAGCTTCCGAAGGCGACGATGTTTGCCTGGGCGAAGATCCCGGAGCAGTACCGCGCGCTGGGCTCGATCGAGTTCTCAAAGAAGCTGCTGACCGAGGCCAAGGTGGCTGTGAGCCCGGGCGTCGGCTTCGGCGAGTATGGCGACGGTCATGTGCGCTTCTCGCTGATTGAGAACGAGGAGAGGACGCGGCAGGCCCTGCGGGGGATCAAGCATATGTTCAAGAACGGGTAG
- a CDS encoding DUF1275 domain-containing protein, whose translation MALPRASILRHPKVEAASLALIAGYVDGYAIRLFGTFVSFMSGNTTFAGIRLGRAHITAAIPLALAIAGFLGGSFTGNWFVHAKLRSSRTIIFGLTAFLLALFVVLNFHHRSHPNLAIPLLSFAMGLVNPALARVGKEPINLTFITGTLNKIANHLAQATLHIELAKPEGPRDTQLRRALLETSVWIAFLAGAILSAAAAPLGPLELLPAAAILLLFALFSIPDR comes from the coding sequence ATGGCTCTGCCGCGCGCCTCCATTCTTCGCCACCCCAAAGTTGAGGCCGCCTCTCTGGCCCTCATCGCCGGGTACGTCGATGGATATGCGATTCGTCTCTTCGGGACCTTCGTCTCCTTCATGAGCGGCAACACGACCTTTGCAGGCATCCGTCTGGGTCGCGCGCATATCACGGCAGCCATTCCTCTTGCGCTCGCCATCGCCGGATTCCTCGGCGGCAGCTTCACCGGCAACTGGTTCGTGCATGCAAAGCTCCGCTCTTCACGCACGATAATCTTCGGCCTCACGGCCTTCCTGCTCGCCCTTTTCGTTGTATTGAACTTCCATCACCGCTCCCACCCGAACCTGGCCATTCCGCTCCTGAGCTTTGCCATGGGTCTCGTCAATCCGGCACTCGCGCGGGTCGGAAAAGAACCCATCAACCTCACCTTCATCACCGGAACCCTGAACAAGATCGCAAACCACCTCGCCCAAGCCACGCTCCACATCGAGCTCGCAAAGCCCGAAGGCCCCCGAGACACACAACTCCGCCGCGCTCTGTTAGAAACAAGCGTCTGGATAGCTTTTCTCGCTGGTGCCATTCTCTCCGCAGCCGCCGCCCCTCTCGGACCTCTTGAACTTCTCCCGGCAGCCGCCATCCTCCTGCTCTTCGCACTCTTCTCCATCCCAGATCGCTGA